agATGTTTCCACATTACAATataaataacagcacttacagttgaccggggcagctctagcagggcagacatttgatgaactgacttgatggaaaagtggcatcctatgacggtgccacgttgaaagtcactgagctcttcagtaaggccattctactgacagtgTTTGTCTggggagattgcatggctgtgtgcgcaattttatacacctgtcagcaacggatgtggctgaaatagccgaatcccctcatttgaaggggtgtccacatacttttgtatatcaaattatcaaatcaaatcaaatgtatttatatagcccttcttacatcagctgatatctcaaagtgctgtacagaaacccagcctaaaaccccaaacagcaagcaatgcaggtgtagaagcatggtggctaggaaaaactccctagaaaggcaaaaacctaggaagaaacctagagaggaaccaggctatgaggtgtggccagtcctcttctggctgtaccgggtggagattataacaggacatggccaagatgttcaaatgttcataaatgaccagcagggtcaaaataataataatcacagtggttgtagagggtgcaacaggtcagcacctcaggagtaaatgtcagttggcttttcatagtcgatcattcagagtatctctaccgctcctgctgtctctagagagttgaaaacagctggtctgggacaggtagcacgtccggtgaacaggtcagggttccatagccgcaggcagaacagttgaaactggagcagcagcatggccaggtggactggggacagcaaggagtcatcatgccaggtagtcctgaggcatggtcctagggctcaggtcccccgagagagagagagagagagagagagagagagagagaaagagagaattagagagagcatacttaaatttacacaggacactggagaaatactccacatataacagactgaccctagccccccgacacaaactactgcagcataaatactggaggctgagacaggaggggtcaggagacactgtggccccatccgatataTATAGCGTATAATGGGATGCTCTGTCAGTAGTGTGTTGTCATAGAGATGCTAATGTACTAGTAGTTATGGCTGATAACAGTGACAGTCTGATGGAGATGGTTGGATATGAGAGGGCCCTTACaatgatttaacccactgcttGTTGAGTGCAGAGGATCACAATGATAATAGTGTCAAGTCTATCCATCACTCTGACATCCGCAATAGCTGTAGACCCGCTGCTTAAAGGCAGACTGAGCGAAATTACTTTGCCACGAGCAGCACCggagatattgagatgagcaagATGCAAGACTTCActctcactcagtcacacacagtatctgcgcatgtgcaggGGTTCGCTTCACGCTGTTCACAGCATGGTAGCCAGGGCATCAAAACAGAGACTGTAATGCTCAATTACAGTAGTTGTTGCgaaaattgacccactatgctgtttactttctgcatctacgtcatatcgctgagtctactTTTAATGTTGCGATATCGTTGACTGCTGGTTAGTTAGCACGACAGACACTACcttggaacagacagacaggctgtttaTAGGACTGAGGTTCATAACATTCGTATTTAGTCATAGTGAATAATACCATTAGCTTTTGTTCTGTCCAGTATGTATTGGCCACACCTCTTTCCTCAGTCTATCtacatgtaggctacgtgtggGCCTGCTTGTTGACTCATGGCACTTGTACTTGTGTTATCTAAACACGTAATGTCGCCTATTCTATAATGCCATATTCTGAAAATTAAAGGTATTTCAACCTGTCACTcaatctagccaacttgacattGTATTGACAAACAGGGCTATACTATattgtactgtagtatactgtactatactgtccTCTATCTCACCATGTCTTCATGCCACTGTGACCTCCACaatatgtattctctctctctctctctctctctctctctctctctctctctctctctctctctctctctctctctctctctctctctctctctctctctctctctctctctctctctctctctctctctctctctctctctctctctctctctctctctgtgtgtgtctatctgggTCAGGCCACAGTAGTGGTCACTGTAGAGGTGACCAGTAGTCTGAGAGATACTGAGCTCTATATGATAACATGGTCTGACTGGAAGCCTCTTCAGAGGAGAAGGACAAGGCACTGTTGAGAGACAGATGAGTTGTTTCGTAAGAGGCTCTCCATAGAGAGTAAAGAATGTACAACAGGGTGTGTTTTATTaggaaatgaagagagagagagaggaatgagacaGAGGGGAATGAGACAGAGGGGATGATAGGGAAAGAGTTATAGGAGATGGTGTTTGTTTTGGCGTGTATTGGTCAGCAcatagactacagagcaagtgtgtatgtgtgagagggagacagagagagggagacagagagagggagacagagagagggagacagacagagggagacagagagagggagacagacagagagagtagagtaaAGTATGGCTGTTCAGAGGAACGTTATTGTTGGGTGTGTTACTTGCCATAGCATCACATTAAAAGTCCATTTACAATGGGGTCAATGAAAAGCTTACTTGACTTAGAGGAaaccaggggagggggaggaatTCACAGTCGTTTCCAAAAATAAGTTTTGCCCGTTCCTACGGATTGGTGTTACACCACTactgagaggggaggaggggaacgTTCTGGAGGACGTGAATGGAAGGattgaggttgaagaggagaaaaagaatgaagagaagagggggaggaaatATGGTTTTCATTAACATGGATACGGTGCCTGGTGCTGGGTTGACCGTTTTACTGTGTGGTCTGTTCCGAGAGAGAGAGTTGCAAAGGGTTGctgacagacatgaaacagagaaggttggagagaaaagagagaaaggcagagtacagtagaggggagggagggagggaggggaggagggagggagggagggagggagggagggagggagggagggagggagggagggagggagggagggagggaaaggtagCAGGGTTGTGGTGTGGAGAGAAGTAGAAGTTGGTATCGAGCATGAGCCCTTATATCTGTGATCCCTtcatgaaagaaagaaagaaagatggaggaaggaaggaatgatACCTTTTTAAAGAATTTGAAGAGAGTTTTCCAGTAAGTGCAGGCATTCTTGGAAAGGGCTGCTCTGCTGAGTATGATTGGTCCCCTGGGGTTCCGTTCAGTGAGGTCATCAGTGAGGTCATCATCTGAATCATCTCCTGAGTGACTTTACTGCCATCTGCTTCatacgaccacacacacacacacacaccatacacacacacacacacacacacacacacacacatacacacacacacacacacacacacacacacacactatatacacatacacacacacacacacacacacacacacacacacacacacacacacacacacacacacacacatatatacacatacacacacacacacacacacacacacacacacacacacacacatatatacacaacacacacacacacacacacacacacacacatacacacgcggcTAGGGAAATTGTATTGCAGCATTTTCTTCAGGACTTTGGCCGGAGAGAgcggaggaaagagagggagctgACTCCAGTTGTAGGGTTTAGTATAGTGTCGGGTTGCCAGGCTGGGTGATGCTGTGGTCAGCTGCAGTGGAGAACAGGACATAGCCTACTTGTAAGCTGACATTTAACTGGTGTCTTTGTCGTCTGTTGTAAGCATTATATTAAGTGCCATAGAGGCAGTATAGTTTCTGTGTTTTCACGTTCTTGTAAAGTACTTTACATTTGGATTGTCATTCTGTTGTTTTTCAGTAAAGCTGACAGAGACTTCTCCTGTTGTTGTTGTATTGCTGCTACTAATGTCTGGTGTCAGTGAAAtgacctctttctctgtctgtttctctctttcactccatccTTCTCAGTTCaagcctgactgacagacagagagggacagagtgctGGACAGTTGGGTCAAGAAAGCTTTTTGATATTTAATCTCTGAACAATACCTGTTCCCTCCCACCCTGGGTGCctcaccccccacccctcccccctcacATCTCTGATGGACCAGAGAGCGAAGGGGGGCCCATCTCTACCTCCACCATCCTCACCGCCTCTCCTCCCCACAACCCCACCACAGCAGTACCCAGAGAAAGAGGTAGGCGGTGGGACGAGGAAGAGGATAGAGAAGGAAGCAGGTGGTGCAGTACTGGAGGTGCTCATTGAGGGGCGCTGTGGTGCTGCAGGGCAGAGACAGCTCCCATTCCcaggcagagagaggagctgcACTGAGGGCAATGTGAGGCTGAGGATCGGAGTCCAAAccgccaaacacaccaagaaaccCCCCAGGACCCTGGAGGGCTACGAGTGTAAACCCACCATCAGGACATACCAGAGGCCTGGGAGGGGGGCAGCAGGGAGGGGGAGtcaggagggagggggagtgggCAGGGGAACAGCCCTCTGGAGGAGGGGGACGGAGAGCAGAACCAGGGGTCAGACCCCAGCACCACCCAGACCAGGAAGATACACTCCTCCTCGCCTccgtcttcatcatcatcatcatcaacagccCCTACAACCACCCCTCCCAGCCCAGCCAACCCTCAGACTGCGCCAGCCAAACAGGTAAGAAGAGAACCACTACTACCTCACTGAATACCTGACCTGTTAATCGCTTGCTACTAGTTTATTACATTGACTAGTACTTCAGTTCTGTTTTATACACCGGCTCCCCTACAAATCTCTCCAGTGTGAAGAAGTATTCACATTTGACACAATTATATATTATTACACATTTATGTAGGCTTGTGCATGATATGCATTAGTGTTCAGTATGTGTGTTTCCTATTCATCCCCCAGCAGGCGTGCTATCCGGTCCAGAACACTCAGCGGTTCCTAATGGTTTCTAATAATAATAAGGTCAAGTGAGTGATTGTCTGGATAGAGAAAgttaaacagcagcagcagtggtgtgTTAGAAGAGAGAACAGGACTATTAATAGTCACACAGCACAGCAACTATTAGCAGCTGATCCAGACATTGGTCCATCAGCTCTTATGACAATCACCCACCCCAGAGAGTAGATTATTGCTTTAGCTGCAAACACACCAGTCAGGCTGCAACAACGCAGCTCCCAAATTACAGGACAAGCATGAAATGTCAAGCCTCCTCATCTCTATTCGTGGCCATTTATAGCTACCAATAGCAcagctgcctttctctctctttctcgatcgctctctagttctctctctactctgtctctttctctctgtctatttttACCTCCCCTCTTTTCTCTACCTGCtctcatttctctttctctccacctctctctctttctcgatcGCTCAATTTCTCCTCTTGCTGGGTCAACCTCATTTCAGTCTCCATCACCTCAGCTTCTCTCCTCCCATTTGTCCTaatttctctatctttctctcgctctctcttcgtctctctcgctctctctcttttcctctctcctttcctctctctctctcttcctctcacgctctctctctcttcctctcttcctctctttctgtctctttctctctctctctctttgtcattGTGTCCTTTAGCTGTCTTCCAACAGGCTTGCACCAGCACCCCACCcttactgtttctctctcttgtttgctctccttttccctccctctttctctttcctctccctgtcctctctctgacCCACTAATGCTAATGAACTATGCAGCTCTGaaacacattacatttacataccTCTACTTCCTTGTCAACAAGGGCACAATGCTGTAAATTATTAGAAAATAGCAATTGTGTAATACATGAACAGAACTCTATCATAGGTCTAACCGGGATTCTTTTGGAGAAATATTTCTTTCAAATATTTTTGATTATATTAAAATCTTTACCTGTAAATTACCTAGATCTTTTCTGATAGATGACATAATAAATGACCAATCTGATCTGATAACAATGTGTTTATAACCATGTTTTCATCCCAGCAGGTCCCTGTGAACCTGGGCTATAAGAAGTCAGACACCCTACCGGAGAAACCAAGGCACCCTGACCCACCTGATGCCCACAGCAAACTACCCTCACCTGCCCAAATGGACCAGGCAACCCCCTCTGACCCCACAGCTTCATCTCCCCATTCCCCCCCTCCCTCATCACCCCATTCCCCCTTGGTAAAGGACCCTAGCGGTGAGGCAGGTGTTAAGGGGGAGGGAGGTATGCTGAATGGGGGAGTATCTACCTGCCATCCTACCAGACTCACAAAGGTCAAAGGTCGCAAACAGAACTGTTCTTCCTCAGCCACCCCCTCTAACGTGAACTCAACAACAAGACCTCCAGCCTCCAGCCCCCATCAGGCTGACATTGCAGCCCAGGAGAGGACTACAGGCTTCAGCTGCCCTCCTACACCGCCCCCATCCACACCCCTacttccagaccagagaggagccCCAGTGGCTGATGGGAGACTGAGTCCTGCTGCCTCCCTCACCAGCCTGAGCAGGGGACCATTACTACCGTCCTCTGTGggaaatgagagagggaaggaagagaaagccaagaagaagaaagagaaagatgaCAAAGCGAGGGGTGAGAAAGGGAAGggcaagagaggggagaaggggagagggaaggaggacagagggaggaatgaGAGTCCAAAGATggacagagatgagagagggaaggagggaactgGGATGGATGAGAGCAGGAGGGATATGacggggaaggaggagagaaatgGGGACGAGGACAAGGAAAGAGAGAAGCCCAGAGACTTGAGGATGAATAAATCGCCCTCTTCTACAAAGTGTCAGATGTTGTCTGAGGTTCAGAGCAGGAAGACAGGTACACCCAGCCCAGACCTGACCAGAGGAACAGGGGAATCAGATGATACTGGTGCCCCCTCAAGACCCACCGTCTCTCCCTCCAACCCATCCactgcctcctctcccctcacctccctccctcctccctctctctctctccattcttcctctcctcctactTCCCCCCGAGAGCAGGACAGCCGTCCGCTGAAGAAACGTAAGACCCGACGGCCAAGCTGGACCAGGCTGGTGAACCGGGCACAGAGACTGGCAGAGAACCCAGATGGCCCCCAAGATGCCCCCTTAGTTGCCCCACAGACCCCCACTACCCCCCAGACATCCCCCACTACCCCCCAGACACCCGCAACTACCAACTCACCCAACCTTCGGTCAGCTGAGTCATGCCTAGCCCCCTCCGTTCCCCCACCCTCCAGTccgtcctccctctccccctctacctcaacCCCTGTGAGACCCAGACCAGCAGGGcgacccccaccccccacccagtCTCATCTGTTGACCTCTGACCCTAGCCCTTCACCTGGACCTGACCGTCCCGTCTCTCAGGCCAGAAAAAGGGGTCGCCCCAAATCCCAAACCTCGAGCTTGGACGAACCCCAACCCAGACACTCCCCCAAACCTACCAGAGCTGAGGTGCTCCATCATGGGCATGATGAGACTCTGGACCCCCATGTGCTCAACCCAGTGCTGGATCACAGTCCCACCCTCACCAATCCCTCTAGCCCCAACCCCATGCCCAGGAAACGAGGTCGCCCCAAACGgctgcccccctcccccctcctccccaaacAGACTCTCCAGGACCAGAACAGGGGTACACTGACCCCCTCTGGAGGTGAGGAGGGGGGTAAAGACTTCCCCTCTGAAAAGGGGAACAGGAAGCTGAGGATGAGGAGCATCAtcggagagatgaagaggaggaagaggaggaggctaCTCAGGGAAATGCTTTCTGGGTgtggaggggggaaggaggggagaggaagagagggaggtagagagaactCTCGTGGGGGTGCAGGAGGGGTGTGTGGGTTGGCCACAGcaccctccctgtcctcctcctttgGGGGTAACCTAGGTCCCCAGATCAACGTGAGTAAGAGGGGGACCATCTAcatggggaagaggagaggacgcAAACCCAAAGCTCCAGCTAACTCTAACCCTGCCTCTCAGTCCACACTGTTCACCAGTctctctggtccctctctcttctcctctccccagccccatcctcccctctctcacccattcccctccccatctctcacccACTCCAGTGGAGCCCAGAGCCCTTACAGTGATGGAGGCTGCACAgaaccagctccctccctcttcctcccccacaccttctccctcccctcaccctcctcctcctgcgcATCACcacgtcctctctcctcctccttctcctcctcttcatccctctctccctccctaaagAGGAGTTCTCCAGGTCAGGGACGACATCCCCTCTTCCACCATCCCTCCAGCagactctcttctcctcctcttcctcaccctcctcaccctcctcaccctcctcaccccCATCTGCCTGTCTTCCCCGCACACCTGAAAGAGGCCACACCCTCACCTATCAGTAAATCACACAGCAAGGAGATGTTGCCTAGTGACAGTGTGATTGGAATGGACCACAACACTATCTCAGagcggggggagaggaggggccgagggagagggggggtaacCATGGGGATGACCTCAGATGTCACCAGGTCAGTGTTCCGGACAGGTTTAGGGGTCAACCTGAAGGGTCAGAGACAACCCTCGCCCTCCATGTTACTAGAACACCCCCCCCCTGTACCCTCACCCATCAGAGTGTCAGcctcacccccctctcccccctctgcctCCCCCAGACACACGCCTCCTTCTGACTTAGTGgaacccagagacagacacaggcacaGGCGGAGGGGGTACGAATGTCCCTATACCTGCCCCCCCTGCCCCTGCCTAGGGCACAACCAGCGCTCCCACCTGGACCTCTGCCCCTGCCTCGGGCaccacacacacaagagacagaAACACAAACGCAAGAGGAAGTACCAGCACC
The sequence above is drawn from the Salmo salar chromosome ssa05, Ssal_v3.1, whole genome shotgun sequence genome and encodes:
- the LOC106605880 gene encoding histone-lysine N-methyltransferase ASH1L is translated as MDQATPSDPTASSPHSPPPSSPHSPLVKDPSGEAGVKGEGGMLNGGVSTCHPTRLTKVKGRKQNCSSSATPSNVNSTTRPPASSPHQADIAAQERTTGFSCPPTPPPSTPLLPDQRGAPVADGRLSPAASLTSLSRGPLLPSSVGNERGKEEKAKKKKEKDDKARGEKGKGKRGEKGRGKEDRGRNESPKMDRDERGKEGTGMDESRRDMTGKEERNGDEDKEREKPRDLRMNKSPSSTKCQMLSEVQSRKTGTPSPDLTRGTGESDDTGAPSRPTVSPSNPSTASSPLTSLPPPSLSLHSSSPPTSPREQDSRPLKKRKTRRPSWTRLVNRAQRLAENPDGPQDAPLVAPQTPTTPQTSPTTPQTPATTNSPNLRSAESCLAPSVPPPSSPSSLSPSTSTPVRPRPAGRPPPPTQSHLLTSDPSPSPGPDRPVSQARKRGRPKSQTSSLDEPQPRHSPKPTRAEVLHHGHDETLDPHVLNPVLDHSPTLTNPSSPNPMPRKRGRPKRLPPSPLLPKQTLQDQNRGTLTPSGGEEGGKDFPSEKGNRKLRMRSIIGEMKRRKRRRLLREMLSGCGGGKEGRGREGGRENSRGGAGGVCGLATAPSLSSSFGGNLGPQINVSKRGTIYMGKRRGRKPKAPANSNPASQSTLFTSLSGPSLFSSPQPHPPLSHPFPSPSLTHSSGAQSPYSDGGCTEPAPSLFLPHTFSLPSPSSSCASPRPLSSSFSSSSSLSPSLKRSSPGQGRHPLFHHPSSRLSSPPLPHPPHPPHPPHPHLPVFPAHLKEATPSPISKSHSKEMLPSDSVIGMDHNTISERGERRGRGRGGVTMGMTSDVTRSVFRTGLGVNLKGQRQPSPSMLLEHPPPVPSPIRVSASPPSPPSASPRHTPPSDLVEPRDRHRHRRRGYECPYTCPPCPCLGHNQRSHLDLCPCLGHHTHKRQKHKRKRKYQHLLMHAHDPDFLSELDDLIGQFSEVRIGRHRDWARAGLGQDLDESGGEKTPLFLIVIAKFPLKRLQNQLEWILLTSPPVLPPLTPPSPRSTPTPATACLMAAESQSRARFHRRRSRQLREAGLGGGGGEDVGVRGEGKRAGVRSCPAGSIPASSSSSERLKHTPLTCLGSSHLSSFGEGWGGRQNPWLRRGGLGKGRERPLWGGQRKRRGRDTHPVTAPSPPPTHTNLFTSSVTSGRGMRSGRDNWRPGSQDGSLRSEEPSQTERRGTDPHYDLSRRQLKWLRTGQSFGAKRGPGRPRKNPLASPLVSPFLSPTSQPNPPTETDVQNRDRNRGGGDSVQEVIEAVIQSQRRRRRKRRCIEKEEVEHPSCLQSSGEGEPVTHTPSICTGQSELTQTPSLTPASQSDKGADQLPRKRFQRAGLYSDDYKTTDPSSQNQLNRERLEYTPGEQDYSLLPAPIHVGKYLRMRRIDFQLPFDVMWLFRHNQLHKEPDVHLTREISSYQPKEKSLSSHQTGVSLPPSPQEECSSPSKKLFPYLDMEPMTTSDRMFVLKHRVFLLRNWERVRDRQIRLRRGREGEREKDGGGVSSYVATGDNNSHIMSGRQMAVKKKVVWTSEPLRDPQCPHNPLSTTLHLTQNRQEEKKQVEEEEEGWREVRKERLNNILLKLRQT